From the Cyanobacteriota bacterium genome, the window GTTGTTTTTAGAGTTTATTTAGCGCCATTGGATCATGAGACTATTGAAGTTGGTGACAAGACGGCTTTGGATATCCGTTATTACAAACGTGTGCCCTTAAATGATGATGGTGAGCGTATTGCGCCGTTGCAGTATTCATTTACAGAGGAGTCTGCTACCGAAATTGTTGTTTCTGTAGTGTAGTAAATCAAGAAGACTCGTTAGGAGCGTGTAACCCAGCCCAACTTTACTAAATATAAAGATCTCAGTTAATAAATATGGGCTGGATGACAAGCTCCTAGCTGATGATATTGCTATAATATTGGCTGTGATCAAGCACCTTGCAGTAATCATGGATGGTAATAGACGTTGGGCAACCCAGCGTGGCTTGCCTTCTGTTGAAGGGCATCGTCGAGGTGTTAAGGCGCTTAAAGACTTAGTCAAACTTTGCCCTAAGTATGGTATCGAGTATCTTACCAGCTATGCTTTTTCTACTGAGAACTGGCGTAGAGACAAAAGCGAACTTGATTTTTTATTCAAACTCTTGGGTGAAGTTGCAGTTAAGGAACTGAGCAACTTACACAAAGAAAATGTCAAGGTGACTTTCTTGGGTGACATTAGTGCCTTCGCTGATATTGGTATTGAGCAGAGCCTTAATGGCTTAGCAGAAAAGACCAAAGACAATACTGGTTTGAAATTACAGATTGCTCTTAATTATGGTTCGCTTGATGAGATGAGCACTGCATTGACTCGGATTAAATCGACATTGAATGATGATGAGATCAAGGCTCTAACGGAAGAGCAGTTTGCTAGCTACTTGTATACGGTTAATTGTCCTGACCCAGAAATAATATTGAGAACTGGTGGAGAGAAACGTTTGAGTAATTACTTACTTTGGCAAGCTGTAAATTCACAGCTTGTTTTTGTGGATACCTTGTGGCCAGATTTTGGAGAAGTGGAGTTGAGGGATATTCTTGAGTCTAACGCAACGACTGGGACTTTGGGTGCAAAGCTGAAGGAGGGATATGGTTCAACTAAGACCGACGCAAAAGCAAGCCTATAGGCGGGATGCTTGGCTTGAAATTAATTTAGACAATCTTGAATTTAATCTCAAGAAGATTTATGCTGAATTTAATAAGCCATTGATTCCGGTACTCAAAGCAGATGCTTATGGTCACGGTGCTGCAATTATAGTGAAAGTACTTGATGCTTATCCTTTTATCGAGGCTTATGCTGTTGCTAGTATTGATGAAGCTTTGTCTTTAAGAGAAACTACAGCGAAGCGCATTGTTGTTCTGGGTATTAGTCCAGATTGGGCTCTGGAACGTGCTTTGAGTGAACAAATCGAAATTACAATTGTTGATTTGGCTGCGGCTATCAAGCTCGATGAATTAGCCGGGCAACAAGGTTTGAAAGCACAAGTGCATATCAAGTTTGACACTGGCATGAATCGTATTGGTTTTAAATCAAAAAAAGATATTGCAGCAATTGAGGCTTTGGAGAATTTGGAAATCAAGTCAGTGTATACTCACTTTGCTGATGCCGCCAATAAAGATCTTTGTATTAAGCAATATCAGTTATTCAAGCAGCTTAGTGAGGGTATGGGCTATCCTATGCACCCTGCTTCTAGCCAGGCTTTAAGAGCATTGGGCGAGCAAGTGGATTTCGATTATGTACGATGCGGGATTGAGCTTTATGGACTGGAGAATCCTGAACTTAAACCTTTACTATCTTTGTTTGCCCGTATCAGTTTCATTAAAGAGATTGAGGCTGGCGAGTCAGTTAGTTACAAAGCGACGTGGACGGCTAGTGAAGCGACCAAAATCGCCACTTTGCCATTGGGTTATGCTGATGGAGTGCCGCGTTCCTTGTCTAATAATATAGTAGGGCGTCTCAAGTCTGAGACTGTAAAACAAGTAGGTTTGATTACTATGGATCAAATGATGTTTGATATTGGTTCTATTGATGCTCAAACAGGTGATCTTGTTGAATTATTAGGCGATGATTTGCCGGTCAGTGATTGGGCTTGCGGAGCTGGTTCTATTAGTTATGAAATAGTTTCGGCGCTGAGTTTGCGTCTTCCCAAAACCTATACGCGAAAATAATGTTGAGATTGCTTACGACTAGAGAAGACCTTGATGCTTTATTAGATAGAGAGGATCTAGTTTTGGTTCCAACGATGGGTGCTTTGCATGAAGGTCATCTTTCATTGATGAGATTGGCGCGTGAGCATGGACGTAAAGTCATAGTTAGTATTTTTGTAAATCCTTTGCAGTTTGGCAAAGGTGAGGATTTTGATCAATATCCGCGTAAGCTGGGCGAGGACATGGATCTAATTAACGAGTTGGCTGATTATTTATGGGCACCAAGTTGCCAAGATATTTATCCATTGAAAGTCGAGTCCGGGCTTGAGATGATTAATGCCAATCCAGAGATAGCAGATAAATTATGTGGGCTAAGCCGTCAAGGGCATTTTGATGGGGTTTGTACCGTCGTCAAAACTTTGTTTGATTTTGTTAAACCGACCAAAGCAGTTTTTGGTGAAAAAGATTTTCAGCAATTAATGGTGATTGAAGATATGGTTCAACGTTATAAATTGCCGGTTGAGATTATTCGCGGGCCGATTATTCGCGAAAGCTGCGGCCTGGCAATGAGCTCGCGCAATCAATATCTTAGTGATAATGAGAGAAAAATCGCTGCCAATATCTATAAATATCTCAAGGCTGTTTCTGCTAGGGATCTAACTATTGAACACGCCAGGGAAATTATGATTAGCCTTGGTATTGAGCTTGAATATCTGGAAATGCATTGGGATAGGCTGTTTTTTGCTGGTAAAGTCGGTCAAACTAGGTTGATTGATAATATCAACAAATATTAATCGTTACGTTATTAACGCCGGGTGATAACACCGTAACGCTTTGTAAATGCGTATTAGCAAAGCGTTACATCGTTATCACCCGGCGTTAATAACGTAACGACTTGGGCTTGATTTTTATTGAGTTGATTTGTTATAATTACTTGTATGAGTACAGACACCAATGCGGTGTCTCGAACAATGAAGTTGGGACAAAGCTCTACGCCTATGCGTAGAACCGCCTCAGCTGTTTCTCACGTGCCAAATGGCGAGCCTAGCGGAGTATTTAATACTTTGAGCAAAGCTGCTAGACACTTCCTTATGCTTCCTACAAGTGAAGCATCAAGGACACAAGCTGCAAAGCTTTGTGCTGTCTAACCATTGGCTTCACTGAGAAACTGATTAAAAGACCAGGTTTATGCCTGGTCTTTTTTTGTAATCTAGCAACCGCGCGGAATGCGCGTGTTGCCTTTGGAGATAATTCCGACTTTCAAAACAAGTCTATCGTAATAAACGAGTGCGTGGCCTGCCAACGCTAGTCTCAAGTTTGTGATTCTTGATATCAAGTAATATTTCATGCCCAAGTAGTGATTTGCTTTGATGCTGGGCGTATGCATTGCCTGTGAGTATGGCATTGTCTATATTATGATCCTCGTCAATATTAACGAGGATTTGTCTAGCTTTACCAAAAATTTGATCACTATGGATTTCTGCAAAACGTTGTGGTCCTCGCGAAAAGACAGACAAGAGATTTTTGCTCTGCTCATAGATGGCAGAGTCTGAAAAGAGATAGCTACCTTGTTGAGTTCCGCTTAGAAACAATAATCTAACATCGTCGTTAGCTTTGACTAAGTCAAGACTCGGAAAATAAACCAGATCCTGTGATTCGACTCGGAGCTTGTCAGAGATTGCTACAACATTGCTTAGGAAGTTGATATATTTTAGTTCACTGAGTTCCTTGAGTTCTAATTCGAGCTTGTCTGAGCTTATATTCATGTCTTCACTGACATACTTCACTTGCATCATATCTTCGGCATTACCACTATTGGCTTGAGCAAAGCCCGTTGCTAAGTTGATTTCTTGATATTGAGCATAGAGGTTGGCTTGTTTTTTATCAACAATAGTTGTGACCACAAGCTCTTCTTCTGAGGAGAATGATTTGAGCAATGATTTATTGACGTCAATATCCATTCGTGGAGCGATGATACTAATGCGATCAGAGTCCAAAGAAACTCCACCGACAAAACGTGCGTAGCTTGATTCACCATTGCTATCAGCGTCAATAAAAGCTTGGGGGGCTTCAATGGTGAAATTGCCAATTTGGATTTTGACATTGCCAATTAAAGTAGAATTGCCATCTTGATAATCTAGTTTCTCTGCTGAGATGATTTTGATCTTGCCAAGATTGCCATCCTCAGCTAAGACAGCGAGCTGTAGAGAAAAGAATATAATCAACATTGCAAAACAAAGTTTGGCTAGTGATTTTGAGAATATGATTTTGAGCTTAGTCACGTTGTTTATTATACAACCTTGGATTAGTCAGAGTGAACATGACCAATGATGCTGGCTTTTTCGGTATTGAAGTCATAAATAATCTTGTCAGAGTAAATAGTATTGTCTCCTTGAATAATATAAGGATTGACTGTGAAGATAGCTTCGAGCGGTTTTTTCTTGGCATCCACTGTAATTATTAGTTTGTCTGAAAAGCAATTGACATTACTTGCTTTGGCATTGACTGTCGATTCA encodes:
- the panC gene encoding pantoate--beta-alanine ligase; the protein is MLRLLTTREDLDALLDREDLVLVPTMGALHEGHLSLMRLAREHGRKVIVSIFVNPLQFGKGEDFDQYPRKLGEDMDLINELADYLWAPSCQDIYPLKVESGLEMINANPEIADKLCGLSRQGHFDGVCTVVKTLFDFVKPTKAVFGEKDFQQLMVIEDMVQRYKLPVEIIRGPIIRESCGLAMSSRNQYLSDNERKIAANIYKYLKAVSARDLTIEHAREIMISLGIELEYLEMHWDRLFFAGKVGQTRLIDNINKY
- the uppS gene encoding polyprenyl diphosphate synthase, with amino-acid sequence MIKHLAVIMDGNRRWATQRGLPSVEGHRRGVKALKDLVKLCPKYGIEYLTSYAFSTENWRRDKSELDFLFKLLGEVAVKELSNLHKENVKVTFLGDISAFADIGIEQSLNGLAEKTKDNTGLKLQIALNYGSLDEMSTALTRIKSTLNDDEIKALTEEQFASYLYTVNCPDPEIILRTGGEKRLSNYLLWQAVNSQLVFVDTLWPDFGEVELRDILESNATTGTLGAKLKEGYGSTKTDAKASL
- the alr gene encoding alanine racemase encodes the protein MVQLRPTQKQAYRRDAWLEINLDNLEFNLKKIYAEFNKPLIPVLKADAYGHGAAIIVKVLDAYPFIEAYAVASIDEALSLRETTAKRIVVLGISPDWALERALSEQIEITIVDLAAAIKLDELAGQQGLKAQVHIKFDTGMNRIGFKSKKDIAAIEALENLEIKSVYTHFADAANKDLCIKQYQLFKQLSEGMGYPMHPASSQALRALGEQVDFDYVRCGIELYGLENPELKPLLSLFARISFIKEIEAGESVSYKATWTASEATKIATLPLGYADGVPRSLSNNIVGRLKSETVKQVGLITMDQMMFDIGSIDAQTGDLVELLGDDLPVSDWACGAGSISYEIVSALSLRLPKTYTRK